A genomic stretch from Orcinus orca chromosome 14, mOrcOrc1.1, whole genome shotgun sequence includes:
- the UTF1 gene encoding undifferentiated embryonic cell transcription factor 1, protein MLLRPRRPPPPAPPSPASPDSEQRLAGGVPGTPPGRPASPGALAAPAPPGSPASPGSPVSPGSAQRTPWSARETELLLGTLLQPAVWRALLLDRRQALPTYRRVSAALARQQVRRTPAQCRRRYKFLKDKVRDAHGQPPGPFDAQIRQLMGLLGDSGRRRGRRRSPGPGRPPRGRRPAPAAPAEPGAPPLPAAREPDADPAWTLRFSPSPPKSADAPRDPGSPTAVSTFTPAPGRPEDPEPFRAPASPPPPPSSPGPTREHPDSPPGRPEDHVPPQPTPPSLNAALLQTLGHLGDIVSILGPLRDQLLTLNQHVEQLRGSFDQTVSLAVGFILGSAAAERGVLADPRQ, encoded by the exons ATGCTGCTCCGGCCCCGGCGGCCGCCCCCGCCCGCGCCGCCGTCCCCCGCCAGCCCGGACTCCGAGCAGCGGCTGGCGGGGGGCGTCCCCGGGACCCCGCCCGGGAGGCCCGCCTCGCCCGGCGCGCTGGCGGCGCCCGCGCCCCCCGGGTCGCCCGCATCCCCCGGGTCGCCCGTATCCCCGGGCTCGGCGCAGCGCACGCCCTGGAGCGCGCGCGAGACGGAGCTGCTGCTAGGCACGCTGCTGCAGCCGGCCGTGTGGCGAGCGCTGTTGCTAGACCGCCGCCAGGCGCTGCCCACCTACCGCCGCGTGTCGGCCGCGCTGGCCCGCCAGCAGGTGCGGCGCACGCCCGCGCAGTGCCGCCGCCGCTACAAGTTCCTCAAGGACAAGGTCCGCGACGCGCACGGTCAGCCGCCCGGGCCCTTCGACGCGCAGATCCGGCAGCTCATGGGGCTGCTGGGCGACAGCGGGCGCAGACGCGGCCGCCGCCGCTCCCCCGGGCCCGGGCGCCCCCCGCGCGGCCGCCGGCCAGCCCCCGCCGCGCCCGCTGAGCCGG GCGCCCCACCGCTGCCCGCCGCCCGAGAACCCGACGCGGACCCCGCCTGGACGCTCAGGTTCAGCCCGTCCCCGCCCAAGTCTGCGGACGCGCCCCGCGACCCCGGTTCCCCGACGGCCGTTTCCACATTCACCCCCGCGCCCGGCCGCCCCGAGGACCCCGAGCCCTTCCGCGCCCCcgcctcgccgccgccgccgccgtcgtcCCCCGGCCCCACCCGGGAACATCCCGACTCGCCGCCTGGTCGCCCGGAGGACCACGTGCCCCCGCAGCCCACGCCGCCGTCGCTGAACGCCGCCCTTCTGCAGACCCTGGGGCACCTGGGCGACATCGTGTCCATCCTGGGCCCGCTGCGTGACCAGCTGCTGACCCTGAACCAGCACGTGGAGCAGCTGCGCGGCTCCTTCGACCAGACCGTGTCCCTGGCCGTGGGCTTCATCCTGGGCAGCGCCGCCGCCGAGCGAGGCGTCCTGGCCGACCCGCGCCAGTGA